In Crassostrea angulata isolate pt1a10 chromosome 4, ASM2561291v2, whole genome shotgun sequence, one genomic interval encodes:
- the LOC128182548 gene encoding C-type lectin domain family 4 member E-like isoform X1 — translation MKVKSFLISYFIRSMKSVTGFLLFLSIATPSAGQSCPGGWYHFGTSCYAFIDAEPLEWTEAMFYCSTLHAKLVEIETAAENAFLKSHLTFSHTNDTYWMGLTDALVEGKFVWQMTQDDVVFVDWAPREPNDMAHKEDCATLEFGYQYRWNDAPCSNKYDFICEREIEGNPNVIG, via the exons ATGAAGGTAAAATCCTTCCTTATCTCATATTTTATACGCAGTATGAAATCTGTAACAGGATTTTTACTTTTCTTAAGTATCG CTACACCCTCCGCTGGTCAGTCCTGTCCCGGGGGGTGGTACCACTTCGGTACCTCCTGTTATGCATTCATTGATGCGGAACCTTTAGAGTGGACGGAAGCCATG TTTTATTGTAGTACTCTTCATGCAAAGTTGGTTGAAATAGAAACTGCCGCTGAAAATGCTTTCCTGAAGAGTCATTTGACTTTTAGTCACACCAATG ACACTTATTGGATGGGTTTGACAGACGCTTTAGTGGAGGGAAAGTTTGTTTGGCAGATGACACAAGATGACGTCGTGTTTGTGGATTGGGCTCCGCGCGAACCAAACGATATGGCTCACAAGGAGGACTGCGCGACTCTCGAATTTGGCTACCAGTATAGGTGGAATGATGCGCCATGCTCcaacaaatatgattttatatgCGAACGAGA AATTGAAGGAAATCCGAATGTCATTGGATAA
- the LOC128182548 gene encoding low affinity immunoglobulin epsilon Fc receptor-like isoform X2 — protein sequence MKSVTGFLLFLSIAATPSAGQSCPGGWYHFGTSCYAFIDAEPLEWTEAMFYCSTLHAKLVEIETAAENAFLKSHLTFSHTNDTYWMGLTDALVEGKFVWQMTQDDVVFVDWAPREPNDMAHKEDCATLEFGYQYRWNDAPCSNKYDFICEREIEGNPNVIG from the exons ATGAAATCTGTAACAGGATTTTTACTTTTCTTAAGTAT CGCAGCTACACCCTCCGCTGGTCAGTCCTGTCCCGGGGGGTGGTACCACTTCGGTACCTCCTGTTATGCATTCATTGATGCGGAACCTTTAGAGTGGACGGAAGCCATG TTTTATTGTAGTACTCTTCATGCAAAGTTGGTTGAAATAGAAACTGCCGCTGAAAATGCTTTCCTGAAGAGTCATTTGACTTTTAGTCACACCAATG ACACTTATTGGATGGGTTTGACAGACGCTTTAGTGGAGGGAAAGTTTGTTTGGCAGATGACACAAGATGACGTCGTGTTTGTGGATTGGGCTCCGCGCGAACCAAACGATATGGCTCACAAGGAGGACTGCGCGACTCTCGAATTTGGCTACCAGTATAGGTGGAATGATGCGCCATGCTCcaacaaatatgattttatatgCGAACGAGA AATTGAAGGAAATCCGAATGTCATTGGATAA